A DNA window from Gillisia sp. Hel1_33_143 contains the following coding sequences:
- a CDS encoding helix-turn-helix domain-containing protein: MKKEFYIKNMVCRSCIKIIRDALQKKNLCITEIELGKVVIDTENVLETKKQLIEVLRTNDFDLIESPEDKLVERVKIALIELIPLIPEYRDIKLSDYLKDRLNQDYFTLSKLFSFNQQITIEKYFIKLKIEKVKELIPSQEHNFTELSHLLGYSNLGHLSGQFKTETGMSLSEYKTIGSNIRNPLNRIL; this comes from the coding sequence ATGAAAAAAGAATTTTATATTAAAAATATGGTTTGTCGCAGCTGTATTAAAATAATCAGGGATGCGCTTCAAAAAAAGAACTTGTGCATTACTGAAATTGAATTGGGAAAAGTCGTTATCGACACAGAAAATGTCCTAGAAACCAAAAAACAACTTATTGAAGTTTTAAGGACTAATGATTTTGACCTTATTGAAAGTCCAGAGGATAAACTGGTAGAGCGCGTGAAAATAGCGCTTATCGAACTCATCCCCTTGATTCCTGAATATAGGGACATAAAATTATCAGATTATCTCAAGGACAGGTTGAATCAAGATTATTTCACGCTGAGTAAATTGTTTTCATTTAATCAACAAATTACAATCGAAAAATACTTTATTAAACTCAAAATAGAAAAAGTTAAAGAGTTGATTCCTTCCCAAGAACATAATTTTACGGAACTATCACATTTGTTGGGCTACAGTAATCTTGGGCATCTTAGCGGACAATTTAAAACCGAGACAGGAATGAGTCTATCAGAATATAAGACTATAGGATCAAATATTAGGAATCCATTAAACCGAATTCTATAA
- a CDS encoding efflux RND transporter periplasmic adaptor subunit: MKKYGIYIGILIGGLVLGYVIFGTGSSNETMNSDEMAEIADEHGHGTENGEPQMWTCSMHPQIMLPEPGDCPICGMDLIPAEQSAGGLTADQFKMTENALALANIQTTLVGGSGLEDNTLVLSGKVMENEELNAVQVSYFAGRIEKLYINFTGEQVNRGQLLATIYSPELVSAQQELLTTASLKESQPGLYKAVRNKLKLWKLSEKQINSIESSGQVKENFPVYATVSGTVTDKMAQEGDYIKQGQPLYKITDLSSVWAMFDAYENQISSLQEGQEIQIATNAYPAKEFTAKISFIDPVLNTASRTVKIRAVLPNNEDLFKPGMFLQGKVKGLTNDGNETIVVPQSAVMWTGERSVVYVKSNDDAPVFELRKVKLGKSRGDQYEILEGLQNGEQIVTQGTFTVDAAAQLKGKKSMMSPEGGSANTMPGMPGMNMGGASNTKTDDEQIKQGQVSTKKFLEGKVYDFRKDTPKAFRQQLDAVIHAYLSLKDGLVQADEKATSKYSSELLKALQNVDGNVLKGDAKAFWEEKKSFLMQHAKLCKEASTIAGKRENFIYLSQPLIKVVEAYGPGDEKLYVDFCPMANNNKGAFWLSADQEIQNPFMAADMRSCGEVKQEITSNK; this comes from the coding sequence ATGAAAAAATACGGTATATACATAGGGATATTGATTGGTGGATTAGTGCTGGGATATGTAATATTCGGCACAGGTTCATCAAATGAAACCATGAATAGTGATGAGATGGCTGAAATAGCTGACGAGCATGGTCATGGAACGGAAAATGGGGAACCGCAAATGTGGACCTGTTCCATGCATCCACAAATTATGCTACCTGAACCTGGGGATTGTCCAATTTGTGGAATGGATCTAATTCCTGCGGAACAAAGTGCTGGGGGGTTGACAGCAGACCAATTTAAAATGACGGAAAATGCATTGGCATTGGCCAACATTCAAACAACTTTGGTAGGTGGTTCAGGCCTAGAAGACAATACCCTCGTACTTTCTGGTAAAGTAATGGAAAATGAAGAATTAAATGCAGTACAAGTATCTTACTTTGCTGGAAGGATAGAAAAACTCTATATTAATTTTACTGGCGAACAGGTAAATAGGGGTCAACTTTTGGCGACAATATATTCGCCAGAATTAGTTTCAGCACAACAAGAACTTTTAACCACGGCTTCTTTAAAAGAATCACAGCCTGGTCTATACAAGGCTGTTAGAAACAAATTAAAGCTTTGGAAACTTTCAGAAAAACAAATAAATAGTATTGAATCTTCTGGTCAAGTAAAAGAAAATTTCCCGGTCTATGCAACCGTATCAGGAACAGTAACGGATAAAATGGCGCAGGAAGGTGATTATATTAAACAAGGACAACCTCTGTATAAAATAACAGATTTAAGTTCTGTGTGGGCAATGTTTGACGCTTATGAAAATCAGATTTCCAGTTTACAGGAAGGTCAAGAAATCCAGATTGCCACAAATGCTTATCCCGCCAAGGAATTTACCGCCAAGATATCCTTTATAGATCCCGTTTTAAATACGGCATCGCGAACAGTGAAAATTCGTGCCGTACTGCCCAATAACGAAGATCTCTTTAAACCCGGGATGTTTCTTCAAGGAAAGGTCAAGGGACTTACCAATGATGGAAATGAGACTATAGTTGTTCCGCAAAGCGCGGTAATGTGGACCGGGGAACGCTCTGTAGTTTATGTAAAGTCTAATGATGATGCACCCGTTTTTGAACTCAGGAAGGTAAAGCTTGGGAAATCCCGTGGCGATCAATATGAAATACTTGAAGGTTTACAGAATGGGGAGCAAATTGTAACCCAAGGTACCTTTACGGTAGATGCTGCTGCACAATTAAAAGGCAAAAAATCAATGATGAGTCCAGAAGGCGGCAGCGCCAATACTATGCCTGGAATGCCCGGTATGAATATGGGAGGTGCATCCAATACCAAAACGGACGATGAACAAATCAAGCAAGGTCAGGTAAGTACGAAGAAATTTTTGGAAGGCAAAGTTTATGATTTTCGTAAAGACACTCCGAAAGCGTTTAGACAACAATTGGATGCAGTGATCCATGCATACCTTTCTTTAAAAGACGGTTTGGTACAGGCCGATGAAAAAGCTACATCCAAATACAGCAGCGAATTGTTGAAAGCACTGCAAAACGTTGACGGCAATGTACTTAAAGGTGATGCCAAGGCATTTTGGGAAGAAAAGAAAAGCTTTTTGATGCAACACGCGAAGCTTTGCAAAGAGGCTTCTACCATTGCTGGAAAACGAGAGAACTTTATTTACTTGTCCCAGCCCTTAATAAAAGTGGTTGAGGCATATGGCCCGGGAGATGAAAAACTTTATGTCGATTTTTGCCCAATGGCCAACAATAACAAAGGTGCTTTCTGGCTAAGTGCAGATCAGGAAATTCAAAATCCGTTTATGGCCGCCGATATGAGAAGCTGTGGAGAGGTGAAGCAGGAAATAACTTCGAATAAATAG
- a CDS encoding P-II family nitrogen regulator, protein MREVKAFIREKRANEVLRALRTEGFKSLTVSEAEGTGKYTRKEDSPSLRFPLTHSKMSKLEIVCKKEDVERIVHVIHEHSEKNKKGEGLIYVSEVLEIYKVRTGKLSKEDI, encoded by the coding sequence ATGAGGGAAGTTAAAGCATTTATACGCGAAAAAAGAGCCAACGAGGTCTTGCGAGCTTTACGTACTGAAGGTTTTAAGAGCTTAACGGTGTCCGAAGCGGAAGGAACGGGAAAATACACAAGAAAAGAGGATTCCCCTTCACTTCGGTTTCCGTTGACCCACAGTAAAATGTCCAAATTGGAAATTGTATGTAAGAAAGAGGATGTTGAAAGAATAGTTCATGTCATTCACGAACATAGCGAGAAAAATAAAAAGGGCGAAGGCCTTATTTATGTTTCTGAAGTGCTTGAAATTTACAAAGTAAGAACGGGCAAATTGAGTAAAGAGGATATATAA
- a CDS encoding MBL fold metallo-hydrolase, with protein MDAQIERFYDEDLAHASYAVLSDEEVALIDPGRNPQPYYDFAKKNNANIIAVVETHLHADFVSSHLQIQKEKGAVIYASKFAQAKYPHITFDQDDVLAVGNIELKALNTPGHSPDSISILLVDERDTKRAVFTGDTLFVGDLGRPDLREEEGDTDTQEKELARQMYSSTRNVLMKLGKDVEVYPAHGAGSLCGKNISSDLSSTIGRELEENPALQPMDEDVFVQFLLDDQPFIPKYFKHDVSLNRNGADSFDESLKAVPLVENETFQDGIAIIDARSQQEFKAGHHAGAINIAAGGKFETWLGTIVPPQESFYLVTENKETLKNLLEKTAKIGYEKSIKAAIISPNSATNEEPELDMGHFKSHKQDYQILDVRNEPELESGKVFEEAVSIPLPELADRIREIDPKIPVVVHCASGYRSAIAASLIKNLLPDIKVYDLGAEVKDFKTS; from the coding sequence ATGGATGCACAGATAGAAAGATTTTACGATGAAGATTTAGCGCATGCATCTTATGCTGTTTTAAGCGATGAAGAAGTAGCGTTAATTGATCCCGGAAGAAACCCTCAACCTTATTATGATTTTGCCAAAAAGAACAATGCCAACATTATTGCAGTTGTCGAAACTCACTTGCATGCCGATTTTGTAAGTAGTCATTTGCAAATTCAGAAAGAAAAGGGAGCAGTTATTTATGCCAGCAAGTTTGCTCAAGCAAAATATCCTCATATTACCTTCGATCAAGATGATGTTCTCGCAGTAGGTAACATTGAATTGAAGGCCCTGAACACACCTGGACATTCTCCGGACAGTATTAGCATTTTGCTCGTGGATGAACGCGATACAAAAAGGGCTGTTTTTACAGGAGATACGCTCTTTGTGGGCGATTTAGGTAGGCCTGACCTTCGGGAAGAGGAAGGAGATACGGACACTCAAGAGAAGGAATTAGCCCGACAAATGTATTCCTCTACCCGTAACGTATTAATGAAATTGGGAAAAGATGTCGAAGTATATCCTGCTCATGGTGCTGGTTCCCTCTGTGGAAAAAATATCAGTAGTGACCTATCCAGTACAATTGGGCGGGAGTTGGAGGAGAACCCTGCATTACAGCCTATGGATGAAGACGTTTTTGTTCAATTTCTATTAGACGACCAGCCCTTTATACCGAAATATTTCAAACACGATGTTTCCTTAAATAGAAATGGTGCTGATTCTTTTGATGAAAGTTTGAAAGCTGTACCGCTGGTTGAAAATGAAACATTTCAGGATGGTATTGCAATTATCGACGCCCGTTCGCAGCAAGAGTTTAAAGCAGGGCATCACGCTGGTGCAATAAATATTGCGGCAGGGGGTAAATTTGAAACTTGGTTGGGCACTATTGTGCCGCCTCAAGAATCTTTTTACCTAGTGACCGAAAACAAAGAAACCCTGAAAAATTTATTGGAAAAGACGGCGAAGATCGGATACGAAAAAAGCATTAAAGCAGCTATAATAAGTCCTAATAGTGCCACAAACGAAGAACCAGAATTGGATATGGGCCATTTCAAATCACACAAACAGGATTATCAGATTTTGGACGTAAGAAATGAACCTGAATTGGAGAGTGGTAAAGTTTTCGAAGAGGCTGTTTCCATTCCTCTTCCCGAATTGGCGGACCGTATTCGGGAGATTGACCCTAAAATACCAGTAGTGGTTCATTGCGCTAGTGGCTATCGGTCTGCCATAGCCGCAAGTTTGATAAAAAACCTGCTTCCGGATATTAAAGTCTATGATCTGGGGGCGGAGGTAAAAGATTTTAAGACAAGCTGA
- a CDS encoding TolC family protein, which produces MRNIILIVTVLFFLQAQAQELQPYIQEAESNNPEIQAFELRYEIAEEKVNEVNTLPNSEVSGGYFVSEPETRTGAQTAKLSVKQMIPWFGTITARENYATSLAEAEYLEITIAKRKLALSVSQSYYRLYSIKARQRVLEENIALLDTYEKLALTSLEVGKASAVDVLRLQIRQNELVERKEVLGQDFFAEQSVFNNLLNRDESMDVEIFDSLDLPSIDPMVSLNSLNIHPELLKYDELYESVEQAELLNQKESLPDLGLGVDYIAVTERPNMDFNDNGKDILMPMVSISIPIFNNRYKSITKQNKLRQQELAAQKNDRRNKLETILVTAISTREASRISYRTQLDNLQQANDAEEILIKSYESGSIDFNDVLDVQELQLKFQISSIESVKNYYVQMAIINYLSNNN; this is translated from the coding sequence ATGAGAAATATAATTTTAATAGTCACCGTGTTATTTTTCCTTCAGGCACAGGCACAAGAATTACAGCCGTACATTCAGGAAGCGGAATCGAATAACCCTGAAATACAAGCTTTTGAACTTCGATATGAGATAGCAGAAGAAAAGGTGAATGAAGTTAATACCTTGCCCAACTCTGAGGTTAGTGGTGGATATTTTGTTAGTGAGCCTGAAACCCGAACGGGTGCTCAGACAGCCAAATTATCTGTTAAGCAGATGATTCCTTGGTTTGGAACCATTACGGCACGTGAAAATTACGCGACCTCCTTGGCAGAAGCCGAATATTTAGAAATCACCATCGCAAAAAGAAAATTGGCTCTTTCCGTGTCACAATCCTATTACCGCTTATACTCCATCAAAGCAAGGCAACGTGTACTGGAAGAAAACATAGCACTTTTGGACACTTATGAGAAGCTCGCCCTGACCTCCCTTGAAGTTGGAAAAGCTTCCGCAGTAGATGTTCTACGCCTACAAATACGGCAAAACGAACTTGTGGAGCGTAAGGAAGTGTTAGGGCAGGATTTTTTTGCAGAGCAAAGTGTTTTCAACAACCTTTTAAACCGTGATGAAAGTATGGATGTTGAGATATTTGATTCTTTGGATCTTCCTTCCATAGATCCTATGGTTTCCTTAAACTCTTTGAACATCCACCCAGAATTGTTAAAATATGATGAGCTATACGAATCTGTAGAACAGGCTGAACTGCTCAATCAAAAAGAGTCACTGCCCGATCTTGGTTTGGGTGTGGACTATATTGCGGTGACTGAACGTCCCAATATGGATTTTAATGATAATGGCAAAGATATTTTGATGCCTATGGTATCTATATCTATCCCCATTTTCAACAATAGATATAAATCCATCACAAAGCAAAATAAGTTGAGACAACAGGAACTTGCAGCACAAAAGAATGATCGTAGGAATAAGCTGGAAACAATATTGGTAACAGCTATAAGTACCCGAGAGGCTTCTCGAATAAGTTATAGAACGCAATTAGATAATTTGCAACAAGCGAATGATGCCGAGGAAATTTTGATTAAAAGTTATGAAAGTGGCAGTATCGATTTTAATGATGTGCTGGATGTTCAGGAATTACAATTAAAATTTCAGATCAGTAGTATTGAGTCTGTCAAGAATTATTATGTACAAATGGCCATTATCAATTATTTAAGTAACAATAACTAA
- a CDS encoding DUF3347 domain-containing protein codes for MKIVKISIAAVVAFGLFSFTTSCNQMGNKNDKHMMDETMDNSSMGTMMGENEEMGSSEQQDEFSMIISSYLEIKDALVSDDSEAAQSAAKKMAKMDSDIASFANAIAGSNDLMEQRKNFSKMSTALYAKAKDKNLENTLYWNYCPMANDGNGANWLSMNEKIRNPYMGQKMPGCGSVKETLNNK; via the coding sequence ATGAAAATAGTAAAAATAAGTATAGCTGCTGTGGTGGCATTTGGATTGTTCAGTTTTACAACTTCCTGTAATCAAATGGGAAATAAAAATGATAAACACATGATGGATGAAACAATGGATAATAGTTCGATGGGTACAATGATGGGCGAAAATGAGGAAATGGGGAGTTCAGAACAACAAGATGAATTTTCCATGATAATATCATCCTATCTTGAAATTAAGGATGCCTTGGTTTCCGATGATTCCGAAGCTGCTCAGTCAGCGGCGAAGAAAATGGCTAAAATGGATAGTGACATTGCATCTTTTGCCAATGCAATAGCTGGTTCCAACGATTTAATGGAGCAACGTAAAAATTTCAGTAAAATGTCCACTGCTCTCTATGCAAAAGCCAAGGACAAAAATCTTGAGAACACCCTGTATTGGAACTATTGTCCAATGGCGAATGACGGTAATGGTGCCAATTGGTTAAGCATGAACGAAAAGATCCGCAATCCTTATATGGGTCAAAAAATGCCAGGTTGTGGATCTGTAAAAGAAACTTTAAACAATAAATAA
- a CDS encoding efflux RND transporter permease subunit → MLNKSIKFLIENKLVAVLLLALFVGWGIVVAPFGWDNGILPSDPVAVDAIPDIGENQQIVYTKWDGRSPQDIEDQITYPLTTSLLGIPGVKTIRSSSMFGFSAIYIIFEEDIEFYWSRSRILEKLNSLPSGLLPDDVNPSLGPDATGLGQIFWYTLEGRDQNGNVTGGWDLNELRSIQDFYVKYALSGASGVSEVASVGGFVQEYQIDVDPELMKQYNISLQQVVKATRQSNEDIGAQTLEINKAEYLVRGLGYIRSLEDIENTVVTSENFTSIRIKDIAKVNLGPKTRRGILDKEGAEVVGGVVVARYGANPLEVINNVKEKIQEISAGLPSKELSDGRTSQVTIVPFYDRTELIQETLGTLNEALTLEILITVLVIIVMVFNLRASILISGLLPVAVLMVFISMKLFGVPANIVALSGIAIAIGTMVDVGVILSENIIRHLDEDEGELSINEIVYNATAEVSGAILTAVLTTIISFIPVFTMIGAEGKLFRPLAFTKTMALTASLVVALFLIPPFAAIFFKKRNIKSVAGYTVSSIIVALGIAALFFGYVLGLVLIAFGITGILLLKKKISPKRSNLINIIISATTIVYLLAEYWRPLGLDRSVFWNLIFVSLIAFSLLGTFAIFRKYYTRILRWALRNKILFLSVPTVIVILGVLIMQNTGKEFMPSLNEGSFLLMPTSMPHAGVEENKRILRQLDMAVASIPEVKTVVGKAGRTESALDSAPLSMYENIIQYKSEYMLNDEREWQRYKVNDDGMFVLKDGKLVINPNSELDKEQSDYSADDFKDPSLVKREDLITDEDGEYYRNWRPEIESPDDIWNEIVRVTKIPGITSAPKLQPIETRLVMLQTGMRAPMGIKVKGQDLREIEAFGLKLEEIIKEADGVKDEAVFADRIVGKPYLLIDIKRERLDRYGISIEDVQQTLKVAIGGMQITETVEGRERYGVRIRYPRELRENPQDIKDIYVPVEKGNPVPLGELVEIRYEQGPQIIKSEDTFLIGYVLFDKIDGFAEVNVVENAQSVIQGKIDSGDLVVPKGITYKFTGTYENQLRAEKTLSIVVPLALIIIFLILYFQFKSVSTSLMVFTGIAVAFAGGFLMIWFYGQDWFLNFGFFGENMRDLFQIHPINLSVAVWVGFIALFGIATDDGVVMATYLTQTFDRNEPDNKEEIRDSIVEAGEKRIRPCLMTTATTILALLPILTSTGRGSDIMIPMAIPSFGGMLIALMTLFVVPVLFSWKKEFALKRRNK, encoded by the coding sequence ATGTTAAATAAAAGTATTAAATTTTTAATTGAGAATAAGTTGGTAGCAGTACTGTTACTTGCATTATTCGTTGGCTGGGGAATAGTTGTTGCCCCGTTTGGATGGGATAACGGAATCTTACCTAGTGACCCTGTGGCGGTTGATGCTATTCCAGATATTGGTGAAAATCAACAAATTGTTTATACAAAATGGGACGGTCGTTCCCCACAGGATATAGAAGATCAAATAACATATCCTTTAACTACATCCCTGCTTGGTATACCGGGTGTTAAAACAATTAGGAGTTCCTCCATGTTCGGTTTCTCTGCTATTTATATCATTTTTGAAGAAGATATAGAATTTTACTGGAGCCGAAGTCGCATACTCGAAAAACTAAACTCATTGCCCTCTGGTTTATTACCAGACGATGTAAACCCCTCATTGGGACCAGATGCCACTGGCCTTGGTCAGATATTTTGGTACACACTTGAAGGAAGGGACCAGAATGGCAATGTAACCGGAGGATGGGATTTAAACGAATTAAGGAGCATTCAGGATTTTTATGTAAAATATGCACTATCAGGTGCTAGTGGAGTGTCCGAAGTTGCTTCCGTCGGCGGGTTCGTTCAAGAGTATCAGATAGATGTGGATCCGGAACTAATGAAACAATATAACATTAGCCTTCAGCAAGTTGTAAAAGCAACCCGACAAAGCAATGAGGATATTGGTGCTCAAACCTTGGAAATCAATAAGGCAGAATATCTAGTTCGCGGATTGGGTTATATAAGGTCTCTTGAGGATATTGAGAATACCGTAGTTACGTCTGAAAATTTTACTTCTATACGTATAAAGGATATTGCGAAAGTGAACCTTGGTCCTAAAACACGTCGAGGAATATTAGATAAGGAAGGAGCAGAAGTTGTAGGTGGAGTTGTGGTTGCCAGGTATGGAGCCAATCCCTTGGAAGTTATTAACAATGTTAAAGAAAAAATACAGGAGATAAGTGCTGGCCTACCCTCAAAAGAATTAAGCGATGGCAGAACGTCACAAGTAACTATTGTTCCTTTTTATGATCGTACAGAATTAATTCAAGAAACTCTTGGCACTCTCAACGAGGCCTTGACGCTTGAGATACTTATCACGGTCTTGGTGATAATTGTTATGGTCTTCAATCTTCGGGCATCCATTCTTATATCTGGTCTCTTGCCCGTGGCTGTATTAATGGTCTTTATCTCGATGAAGCTTTTCGGCGTCCCTGCCAATATAGTAGCCTTATCGGGAATTGCAATCGCTATTGGGACAATGGTAGATGTGGGCGTCATACTTTCCGAAAACATTATCAGGCATCTGGATGAGGACGAAGGTGAATTATCTATAAATGAAATTGTTTACAATGCTACGGCAGAGGTTTCAGGTGCCATACTCACAGCAGTTTTAACGACGATTATTAGTTTTATCCCCGTGTTCACTATGATTGGTGCCGAAGGAAAATTGTTCCGACCACTAGCCTTTACCAAGACTATGGCTCTTACTGCATCCTTGGTAGTCGCCCTCTTTTTAATACCTCCCTTCGCCGCTATCTTTTTTAAGAAAAGAAATATTAAGAGCGTTGCGGGATATACTGTTAGTTCTATAATAGTGGCGCTTGGTATTGCAGCGCTGTTTTTTGGTTATGTTCTAGGCTTGGTACTAATCGCTTTTGGTATCACAGGAATTTTATTATTGAAAAAGAAAATTTCTCCAAAACGTTCCAATTTAATCAATATCATTATTTCTGCGACTACTATAGTTTATCTATTGGCGGAATATTGGAGACCATTAGGGCTTGATAGAAGTGTTTTTTGGAACCTAATTTTTGTAAGTCTCATTGCATTTAGTCTATTGGGAACTTTTGCAATATTTAGAAAATACTACACAAGAATTTTAAGATGGGCGTTGAGGAATAAAATATTATTCCTATCTGTCCCTACCGTTATTGTGATTTTAGGGGTGCTTATTATGCAGAATACTGGTAAGGAATTTATGCCATCCCTTAATGAAGGATCTTTTCTACTTATGCCCACTTCTATGCCCCATGCAGGTGTAGAAGAAAACAAACGCATACTTAGGCAACTGGATATGGCAGTAGCCAGTATTCCAGAAGTCAAAACGGTAGTAGGTAAGGCCGGTAGAACAGAATCTGCCTTGGATTCTGCTCCACTCTCCATGTATGAAAATATTATTCAGTATAAATCAGAGTATATGCTGAATGATGAAAGAGAATGGCAACGGTACAAGGTCAATGATGATGGAATGTTTGTTTTAAAAGACGGCAAATTGGTCATAAACCCTAATTCCGAACTGGATAAAGAACAATCCGATTATTCTGCGGATGACTTCAAGGATCCTTCCTTGGTCAAACGGGAGGATCTTATAACGGACGAAGATGGGGAGTATTATAGAAACTGGCGCCCTGAGATTGAATCTCCTGATGATATTTGGAATGAAATAGTTAGGGTTACCAAAATACCAGGCATCACATCGGCACCTAAATTGCAGCCTATAGAAACCCGACTGGTAATGTTGCAAACAGGAATGCGTGCCCCTATGGGGATTAAAGTAAAAGGGCAAGATTTAAGGGAAATTGAAGCTTTCGGCCTCAAACTCGAAGAAATAATTAAAGAGGCAGATGGTGTAAAAGATGAAGCTGTATTTGCTGATCGTATAGTAGGAAAACCGTATCTTCTTATAGATATCAAAAGGGAGCGTTTAGACCGCTACGGCATATCCATAGAAGATGTGCAACAAACTCTAAAAGTCGCCATTGGTGGTATGCAAATCACCGAAACCGTTGAGGGACGGGAGAGATATGGTGTTCGTATTAGATACCCCCGGGAACTTCGGGAGAACCCTCAGGACATCAAGGACATTTATGTTCCTGTAGAAAAAGGAAATCCTGTACCCTTGGGAGAATTGGTAGAAATACGTTATGAACAGGGACCTCAAATAATAAAAAGTGAAGACACCTTTTTAATTGGATATGTACTGTTCGATAAAATAGACGGTTTTGCAGAGGTAAATGTCGTAGAAAACGCACAATCAGTAATCCAAGGAAAAATAGATTCAGGTGATCTGGTCGTGCCAAAAGGGATTACTTATAAATTCACAGGTACTTATGAGAACCAGCTGCGAGCAGAAAAGACGCTTTCCATCGTAGTGCCATTAGCTTTGATCATCATCTTTTTGATACTGTATTTCCAATTTAAATCTGTTTCTACCTCCTTAATGGTATTTACAGGTATTGCGGTTGCATTTGCCGGAGGTTTTTTGATGATTTGGTTTTATGGGCAGGACTGGTTCCTAAACTTTGGTTTTTTTGGAGAAAATATGCGTGATCTATTCCAGATCCATCCCATCAATTTGAGTGTCGCAGTCTGGGTCGGTTTTATTGCCCTGTTTGGTATTGCTACAGATGACGGGGTAGTTATGGCCACTTATTTAACGCAAACCTTTGACAGGAATGAACCTGATAACAAGGAAGAAATTAGGGATTCTATAGTCGAAGCCGGGGAAAAAAGGATACGCCCTTGTTTAATGACCACGGCAACCACGATATTGGCATTGTTACCAATCCTTACCTCCACGGGTCGCGGTAGTGATATTATGATACCTATGGCTATACCAAGTTTTGGGGGAATGCTTATCGCTTTGATGACACTCTTTGTAGTACCAGTATTGTTTAGTTGGAAAAAAGAATTTGCACTTAAAAGAAGAAACAAATGA
- a CDS encoding NAD-dependent epimerase/dehydratase family protein — MEEPAIKIKKDIIVISGSSGLIGTRLINELAKKYLVIGLDNIGYPFPPITAECVCIDITSDKSMENAFERIRFAYGNRIASVVHLAAYYDFSGEPSPLYQKITLEGTERLLRVLQGFEVEQFVFSSSLLVYDSTKPGINITEESPVNPKWDYPQSKVDTEKILRSKRGKISVMNLRIAGVYSNEGDSIPITNQIQRIYENQLTSHFYPGKFDRGNPYVHLDDLIAGLIKAIEKRKEFSGMTTINLGEPETMSFIELQNEIARLLFNKEWKTYKIPKFVAKTGAWVQGLFGDSFIKPWMVDLTDDHMELDISRANKMLDWEPKHRLRTTLPKIIDNLKSDPQKWYKENDLKPPSDLKEKQSEK, encoded by the coding sequence ATGGAAGAACCGGCTATAAAAATCAAGAAAGATATTATTGTTATAAGTGGCAGTAGTGGACTAATAGGGACCAGGCTCATAAACGAATTGGCGAAAAAATATCTGGTTATAGGACTAGATAACATAGGTTATCCCTTTCCTCCTATTACTGCCGAATGTGTTTGTATCGATATCACTTCAGATAAAAGTATGGAAAACGCCTTTGAGCGTATCCGGTTCGCTTATGGAAATAGAATTGCTTCCGTAGTACACCTTGCGGCGTATTATGATTTTTCCGGGGAACCAAGTCCACTCTATCAAAAAATCACGTTGGAAGGCACAGAACGCCTCTTAAGAGTTTTACAGGGGTTTGAAGTTGAGCAATTTGTATTTTCCAGTAGCCTACTGGTGTATGATTCTACTAAACCCGGCATAAATATTACAGAAGAATCCCCGGTGAACCCAAAATGGGATTACCCTCAATCTAAAGTTGATACCGAGAAAATACTCCGTTCCAAAAGAGGTAAAATTTCGGTCATGAATTTGAGGATAGCCGGAGTTTACAGCAACGAGGGTGATTCGATCCCTATTACCAACCAAATTCAGCGTATATACGAAAACCAGTTGACCAGTCATTTTTACCCCGGTAAATTTGACCGTGGAAACCCCTATGTTCACCTTGATGATCTTATTGCAGGTTTAATTAAAGCTATAGAAAAAAGGAAAGAATTCTCAGGGATGACCACCATTAACCTGGGCGAACCCGAAACAATGAGCTTTATTGAGCTACAGAATGAAATTGCACGTTTGCTTTTTAATAAAGAATGGAAAACTTATAAGATTCCAAAATTCGTAGCAAAAACTGGTGCATGGGTTCAGGGCCTCTTTGGTGATTCCTTTATCAAACCCTGGATGGTCGATTTGACGGATGACCACATGGAACTCGATATTTCGCGTGCCAATAAAATGCTTGATTGGGAGCCAAAACATCGTTTGCGCACTACGCTTCCGAAGATAATAGATAACTTAAAGTCAGATCCTCAAAAATGGTACAAGGAAAATGACCTTAAACCTCCTTCCGATTTAAAAGAAAAGCAGTCCGAAAAATGA